GCCTGTTCATTCAATAATCAGAGCGGGAATTATCCAAAGAATTTGCCATCAAGCAAGCATTATCGGATCAGAAATTCACGCGGTTTTACTTCTGTTACTAAGTGTGGTGCAATTTCCGGCAAATTATAAGAGAGAAGAGAAACATTGTGACGCCTTTTGCACGCTCAATATTAGACTGGTACGACAAATTTGGTCGTAAACAGTTGCCGTGGCAGCAAGACAAAACCGCTTATAAAGTGTGGCTGTCTGAGATCATGCTGCAGCAAACCCAAGTCGCGACGGTCATCCCATACTACGAGCGATTCCTAGAGCACTTCCCAACGGTTGAATCTTTGGCTAACGCGCCACAAGATGAGGTATTGCACCTTTGGACTGGGCTTGGCTATTACGCTAGAGCTCGCAATCTTCATAAAGCAGCCAAAGTGGTTGTAGAGCAATATGGTGGGGAGTTTCCGTTAACGTTAGAAGAGATGAATGCGCTGCCAGGTGTTGGCCGCTCAACCGCCGCCGCAGTGCTTTCTTCGGTTCATAAACTCCCACATGCGATTCTAGATGGGAACGTAAAGCGAACGCTGGCTCGCAGTTTTGCCATAGACGGTTGGCCTGGTCAGAAGAAAGTAGAAAATCAATTATGGGAAATTGCTGAGCAGCATACGCCAGATATTGATACCGATAAGTACAACCAAGCTATGATGGATATGGGAGCCATGGTGTGTACGCGCAGCAAGCCGAAATGCACGCTATGCCCAATCGAATCACTTTGCGCGGCGAATAAGCAGGGTAACCCGCTTGATTATCCCGGTAAAAAGCCTAAAAAGCAGAAGCCAGAGAAGGAAACTTGGTTTGTGATTGTTATGCATAATCAAGAGCTTTGGCTTGCACAGCGTCCGCAAACGGGCATTTGGGGCGGGTTATTTTGTTTTCCAGAAAGCCCAACAGCGGATATTGAGCCGGTACTTGAAGGGTTAGGCATCGGTGAGGCGATGATAGCCTCTACGGACGTTGAGATAGCATTTAGACATACCTTTAGCCATTATCACCTAGATATCACCCCAATCGTCGTGACGCTGAACCAGCTTCCGACAATGATGATGGAACCGTCTAAAGGTCTTTGGTATAACATTACCCAACCAGAAAAAGTGGGGCTGGCTGCGCCAGTAAAGCAGCTTATAGACACCTTACAACGATATTAATTGAGGATAACATTATGAGCCGTATGGTTTTTTGTGCTCGTCTACAGAAAGATGCTGAAGGCCTAGACTTTCAACTGTACCCAGGTGAACTGGGTAAACGTATCTTCGATAACATTTCTAAACAGGCGTGGGCTGAGTGGCAATCTAAGCAAACGATGCTGATCAATGAAAAGAAGCTGAATATGATGGATCCTGAACATCGTAAGCTGCTTGAAGCAGAGATGGTTAACTTCTTGTTTGAAGGGAAAGACGTCATTATCGACGGTTACACGCCACCATCTGAGTAATTGACCAAGGAATAATTCAAGCACCACCTCACAGGTGGTGTTTTTAAATGGTATCTATGAAGAAGC
The Vibrio sp. CB1-14 DNA segment above includes these coding regions:
- the mutY gene encoding A/G-specific adenine glycosylase codes for the protein MTPFARSILDWYDKFGRKQLPWQQDKTAYKVWLSEIMLQQTQVATVIPYYERFLEHFPTVESLANAPQDEVLHLWTGLGYYARARNLHKAAKVVVEQYGGEFPLTLEEMNALPGVGRSTAAAVLSSVHKLPHAILDGNVKRTLARSFAIDGWPGQKKVENQLWEIAEQHTPDIDTDKYNQAMMDMGAMVCTRSKPKCTLCPIESLCAANKQGNPLDYPGKKPKKQKPEKETWFVIVMHNQELWLAQRPQTGIWGGLFCFPESPTADIEPVLEGLGIGEAMIASTDVEIAFRHTFSHYHLDITPIVVTLNQLPTMMMEPSKGLWYNITQPEKVGLAAPVKQLIDTLQRY
- a CDS encoding oxidative damage protection protein; amino-acid sequence: MSRMVFCARLQKDAEGLDFQLYPGELGKRIFDNISKQAWAEWQSKQTMLINEKKLNMMDPEHRKLLEAEMVNFLFEGKDVIIDGYTPPSE